Proteins from one Natrinema salinisoli genomic window:
- the dapF gene encoding diaminopimelate epimerase produces MTVPFQKYHGTGNDFLIIHADEHVPDRGVLAERECDRTDGVGADGILFLALEEKFNPPRVVMTLVQPDGSTAPMCGNGARCAAEWAMERTGTDSVMIDTQAGTLRADRDGEDVVIEMTGLTFDPEEVPVLADEPVLREEIEGLEVSVVNTGVPHAVSFVDIVDDVDLEEIAPPVRYADAFPRGTNVCVASPDGSGGFRQRTYERGVEGETDSCGTGAVAIAVAARRLGLTDADPVSVSPPGGDLRVSFNERGRPTLAGPVEHEFDGEVAVESPVEP; encoded by the coding sequence ATGACTGTCCCATTCCAGAAGTACCACGGCACCGGCAACGACTTCCTAATTATCCACGCGGACGAACACGTTCCGGATCGGGGCGTGCTCGCGGAACGCGAGTGCGACCGAACCGACGGCGTCGGTGCCGACGGGATCCTCTTTCTCGCCCTCGAGGAGAAATTCAACCCGCCACGCGTCGTGATGACGCTGGTCCAGCCCGACGGCTCGACGGCACCCATGTGCGGCAACGGCGCTCGCTGTGCCGCCGAGTGGGCCATGGAGCGGACGGGCACCGACAGCGTGATGATCGACACGCAGGCGGGGACCCTGCGCGCCGACCGCGACGGCGAGGACGTCGTCATCGAAATGACCGGGCTCACCTTCGACCCCGAGGAGGTTCCGGTGCTGGCCGACGAGCCGGTCCTTCGAGAAGAGATCGAGGGGCTCGAGGTCTCGGTCGTCAACACCGGCGTACCCCACGCCGTGAGTTTCGTCGACATCGTCGACGACGTCGACCTCGAGGAGATCGCGCCGCCGGTTCGCTACGCCGACGCCTTTCCCCGGGGGACGAACGTCTGCGTCGCGAGTCCCGACGGCTCGGGCGGCTTCCGTCAGCGCACCTACGAGCGCGGCGTCGAGGGCGAAACCGACTCCTGTGGCACCGGTGCGGTCGCCATCGCAGTCGCGGCGCGTCGCCTCGGCCTCACCGACGCCGACCCGGTTTCCGTTAGCCCGCCGGGCGGCGATCTCCGCGTGAGTTTCAACGAGCGCGGGCGGCCGACGCTCGCCGGCCCCGTCGAACACGAGTTCGACGGCGAGGTAGCCGTCGAGTCCCCGGTCGAGCCGTGA
- the dapB gene encoding 4-hydroxy-tetrahydrodipicolinate reductase, with translation MTTRIGVTGATGRMGREVIAAAAGREDCEVVFAVNREPGDETIAGVEIEPAAEFDSLVVDREPTVVIDFTGPESAADYALACADAGVAFVTGTTGFDDDEFEALEAASEDVAVLHAPNFARGVQALVNVVGEAVQNLPGYDVELVETHHNAKRDAPSGTANRLLEEIEANGDFTERTHGREGEAPREDGEIGVHALRAGDVTGEHEIILAGNHEEVRLTHRAEDRGVFAAGAVDAAVWIAGQKAGWYEFSDVIAE, from the coding sequence ATGACGACGCGGATCGGTGTCACAGGCGCAACTGGCCGCATGGGGCGGGAAGTGATCGCCGCCGCGGCGGGCCGGGAGGACTGCGAGGTCGTCTTCGCGGTCAACCGGGAGCCGGGCGACGAGACGATCGCCGGCGTCGAGATCGAGCCCGCGGCCGAATTCGACTCGCTGGTCGTCGATCGCGAACCGACCGTCGTGATCGACTTCACCGGACCGGAGTCGGCCGCCGACTACGCGCTGGCCTGTGCCGACGCCGGCGTCGCCTTCGTCACCGGCACGACCGGGTTCGACGACGACGAGTTCGAAGCCCTCGAGGCGGCGAGCGAGGACGTCGCCGTCCTCCACGCGCCGAACTTCGCCCGCGGCGTCCAGGCGCTGGTCAACGTCGTCGGCGAGGCCGTCCAGAACCTCCCGGGCTACGACGTCGAACTGGTCGAGACCCACCACAACGCCAAGCGCGATGCCCCGAGCGGGACGGCGAACCGCCTGCTCGAGGAGATCGAAGCGAACGGCGACTTCACCGAGCGCACGCACGGCCGCGAGGGCGAGGCGCCACGCGAAGACGGCGAGATCGGCGTCCACGCGCTGCGGGCGGGCGACGTTACGGGTGAACACGAGATCATCCTCGCGGGCAACCACGAGGAAGTACGGCTCACGCATCGCGCGGAGGACCGCGGCGTCTTCGCCGCGGGCGCGGTCGACGCGGCGGTCTGGATCGCCGGACAGAAGGCGGGCTGGTACGAGTTTTCGGACGTGATCGCAGAATGA
- the lysA gene encoding diaminopimelate decarboxylase: MTDVRASPPVRRLSEWDAAELQTLVDEYGSPLYVLDLERVRENYRRLEAAFPDADILYAVKANALGDVLSTLYEEGAGLECASAGEVQRALEAGASGSEIHYTAVNPPAGDLDWIVDAWEENPGLTVAAGSEDTIDRLADRGYDGRLCLRVNPGIGAGHHEKVRTGAAAKFGVPAERAVDVLTDAADRGFDVVGIHAHVGSGVSSDQLDAHREFVARMGDLARDVARAVGGLEFVDVGGGFGVPYREDEDPLDLESVADATRDAIGEIDARLTIEPGRYFVADAGVLLTDVNTVKDARDTTVVGVDAGMTTLIRPAMYDAYHPIRNLTADATGTDSSDAEREIVSQTVAGPICESGDVFCTERELPVSKRGDVLGIGNAGAYGYEMANQYNSRPRPASVVLEDGDVRLSRCRETVDDVTRPERGARSDSRGNRKNDHPRANDTDNDPVR, from the coding sequence ATGACTGACGTGAGGGCTTCGCCGCCCGTCCGCCGCCTCTCCGAGTGGGACGCGGCCGAACTGCAGACTCTCGTCGACGAGTACGGCTCGCCGCTGTACGTCCTCGACCTCGAGCGCGTCCGGGAGAACTACCGGCGACTCGAGGCCGCCTTTCCCGACGCCGATATCCTGTATGCGGTGAAGGCGAACGCGCTGGGCGACGTGCTCTCGACCCTGTACGAGGAAGGCGCGGGCCTCGAGTGTGCCTCCGCCGGGGAAGTACAGCGCGCGCTCGAGGCGGGTGCATCGGGCTCGGAAATACACTATACCGCCGTGAACCCGCCCGCGGGCGACCTCGACTGGATCGTCGACGCCTGGGAGGAGAATCCGGGGCTGACGGTCGCCGCGGGCTCCGAGGATACGATCGACCGCCTCGCGGATCGGGGCTACGACGGCCGGCTCTGTCTGCGGGTCAACCCCGGGATCGGTGCCGGCCACCACGAGAAGGTGCGGACGGGCGCTGCTGCAAAGTTCGGCGTTCCGGCCGAGCGCGCGGTCGACGTACTCACCGACGCCGCCGACCGCGGCTTCGACGTCGTCGGGATCCACGCCCACGTCGGTTCGGGCGTCTCGAGCGACCAGCTCGACGCCCATCGGGAGTTCGTCGCGCGGATGGGTGACCTTGCCAGAGACGTCGCAAGGGCGGTCGGCGGCCTCGAGTTCGTCGACGTCGGCGGCGGCTTCGGCGTCCCCTACCGCGAGGACGAGGACCCGCTGGACCTCGAGTCCGTCGCGGACGCCACTCGAGACGCGATCGGCGAGATCGACGCTCGACTGACGATCGAGCCCGGCCGTTACTTCGTCGCCGACGCGGGGGTACTCCTCACGGACGTGAATACCGTCAAGGACGCCCGCGACACGACCGTCGTCGGCGTCGATGCGGGGATGACGACGCTGATCCGGCCCGCGATGTACGACGCGTACCACCCGATCCGGAACCTGACGGCCGACGCGACCGGAACCGACTCGAGCGATGCCGAGCGCGAGATCGTTTCCCAGACCGTCGCCGGCCCCATCTGCGAGAGCGGCGACGTTTTCTGTACCGAGCGCGAACTACCAGTAAGCAAACGTGGGGATGTCCTCGGGATCGGTAACGCGGGGGCCTACGGCTACGAGATGGCGAACCAGTACAACTCCCGACCCCGACCCGCATCCGTCGTCCTCGAGGACGGCGACGTTCGGCTCTCGCGGTGCCGGGAAACCGTCGACGACGTGACGCGGCCGGAGCGCGGAGCCCGGAGCGACTCGCGCGGCAACCGAAAGAACGACCATCCCCGAGCGAACGACACAGACAACGACCCAGTACGATAG
- a CDS encoding NYN domain-containing protein, which translates to MTEIHPGQRVAVLVDAQNLYHTAQSLHSRNIDYSALLEKAVQDRQLTRAISYVIRADSPEEESFFDALVDIGFEPKIKDIKTFSDGTKKADWDVGMSLDAVTLANHVDTIVLCTGDGDFSRLCSHLRHEGVRVEVMAFESSTAEELIEAADSFLDLGDRGETFLL; encoded by the coding sequence ATGACGGAAATTCATCCCGGTCAGCGCGTCGCCGTCCTCGTCGACGCCCAGAACCTGTACCACACCGCACAGAGCTTGCACAGCCGGAATATCGACTACTCCGCGCTGCTCGAGAAGGCCGTTCAGGACCGCCAGCTCACGCGCGCGATTTCGTACGTGATCCGCGCGGACTCCCCCGAGGAGGAGAGCTTCTTCGATGCGCTGGTCGATATCGGCTTCGAGCCGAAGATCAAGGACATCAAGACGTTCTCCGACGGTACGAAGAAGGCCGACTGGGACGTCGGGATGAGCCTCGACGCGGTGACGCTGGCGAATCACGTCGACACGATCGTGCTCTGTACGGGCGACGGCGACTTCTCGCGGCTCTGTTCCCACCTGCGCCACGAGGGTGTCCGCGTCGAAGTGATGGCCTTCGAGTCCTCGACGGCCGAGGAGCTCATCGAAGCGGCCGATTCGTTCCTCGATCTCGGCGATCGAGGCGAGACGTTCCTGCTCTGA
- the dapA gene encoding 4-hydroxy-tetrahydrodipicolinate synthase: MSSDIDLSGVFPAMCTPFDDDERIDFETLQADAQRLEAAGVDGLVPVGSTGESATLTHDEHVQVVEAVIDAVDDVPVIAGTGSNNTREALELSERAADAGADGLLLISPYYNKPEQRGLIEHYRTIADAVDLPQIVYNVPSRTGRNIEPDTAVELASHENIAGFKAASGDLGQIGEIAERTADEDFAVLSGDDALTLPVVSVGGTGTISVSANIEPERTCAMVGAALDGDYERARNLHHELGPLVRELFVETNPIPVKEAMQIRGYGPARLRSPLSRLADEYRDDLEAVLADLERDETELADAAEGDR, encoded by the coding sequence ATGAGTTCAGATATCGACCTTTCGGGCGTCTTTCCGGCGATGTGCACGCCCTTCGACGACGACGAACGTATCGACTTCGAAACACTGCAGGCGGACGCCCAGCGCCTCGAAGCGGCGGGCGTCGACGGCCTCGTCCCCGTCGGCTCGACCGGCGAATCGGCGACCCTGACCCACGACGAACACGTCCAGGTCGTCGAGGCGGTCATCGACGCCGTCGACGACGTCCCCGTCATCGCGGGCACCGGCTCGAACAACACGCGCGAGGCGCTCGAGTTGTCCGAACGCGCCGCCGACGCCGGTGCGGACGGCCTCCTGCTCATCTCGCCGTACTACAACAAGCCCGAGCAGCGCGGGCTGATCGAACACTACCGGACGATCGCGGACGCCGTCGATCTGCCACAGATCGTCTACAACGTGCCCTCGCGGACGGGCCGGAACATCGAGCCCGACACGGCAGTCGAACTCGCGAGTCACGAGAACATCGCGGGCTTCAAGGCCGCGAGCGGCGATCTCGGCCAGATCGGGGAGATCGCCGAACGCACGGCGGACGAGGACTTCGCGGTTCTCTCGGGCGACGACGCGCTCACCCTGCCGGTCGTCTCCGTCGGCGGCACCGGAACGATCAGCGTCTCGGCGAACATCGAGCCCGAGCGAACCTGTGCGATGGTCGGCGCGGCGCTCGACGGCGACTACGAACGCGCGCGTAACCTCCACCACGAACTCGGGCCGCTGGTCCGCGAACTCTTCGTCGAGACCAATCCGATCCCGGTCAAGGAAGCCATGCAGATCCGCGGCTACGGGCCCGCCCGACTGCGCTCGCCGCTTTCCCGGCTGGCAGACGAGTACCGCGACGACCTCGAGGCGGTGCTCGCCGACCTCGAACGGGACGAGACGGAACTCGCCGACGCGGCGGAGGGTGATCGATGA
- a CDS encoding nascent polypeptide-associated complex protein — MFGGGGGGLNPRKMEQMMEQMGIDVEDIDAEEVIIRTDEYDLVFDDAEVTKMDARGQETYQVIGTPEEVEAGSAGGSAGGADDGSDASSSIPDEDVELVATRAGVGEDEAREALEDNDGDLAAAVESLE; from the coding sequence ATGTTTGGAGGAGGCGGCGGCGGACTCAACCCGCGCAAGATGGAGCAGATGATGGAACAGATGGGCATCGACGTCGAGGATATCGACGCCGAAGAGGTCATCATCCGAACCGACGAGTACGACCTCGTGTTCGACGACGCCGAGGTCACCAAGATGGACGCCCGCGGGCAGGAGACGTACCAGGTAATCGGGACGCCCGAAGAGGTCGAGGCCGGCTCCGCCGGCGGCAGCGCCGGTGGCGCTGACGACGGGAGCGATGCGAGCTCGTCGATCCCCGACGAGGACGTCGAACTCGTCGCCACGCGAGCAGGCGTGGGCGAAGACGAGGCCCGCGAGGCCCTCGAGGACAACGACGGCGATCTCGCCGCAGCAGTCGAGTCCCTCGAGTGA
- a CDS encoding MFS transporter: protein MREVLDRVVAPFAVDRRVLALAGARMADGIGNSFLIIVIPLYVTSGVVSGTAFGLGESMIIGLILSLFGFLNSSVQPFTGRLSDRMGKRKPFILIGLAGLAATNVAYVFAETYVSLLVIRGLQGVSVAFIIPASIALVNELATTGDRGGNMGVYNTFRLIGFGAGPVVAGAVVSRGPYPLPSGITVSGFDAAFSIATITAAISYGMVTVLVSDPESTVANAGADLSIPIRDRAGPNALDPVFTLGLASLFMATAIALFATIQPQVNARLEQGATWFGLQFAAFIIAQVALQTPIGRACDRYGRRPFIVTGMALLIPTTLVQGFVLSSELMFLARLCQGIAAAMVFAPSLALAGDLAGAGESGSKLSVLTMAFGYGIALGPLSSGLLVSYGFRVPFVFGTTLAALGTILVYTQIEETLETTSPVPVVGDD from the coding sequence ATGCGGGAAGTCCTCGACCGGGTCGTCGCGCCGTTCGCCGTCGATCGACGGGTACTCGCGCTGGCGGGAGCCCGGATGGCGGACGGAATCGGGAACTCGTTTCTGATCATCGTCATCCCGCTGTACGTGACCAGCGGCGTCGTGAGCGGAACGGCGTTCGGGCTGGGGGAATCGATGATCATCGGGCTCATTCTCTCCCTGTTCGGCTTCCTCAACAGCAGCGTGCAGCCGTTTACCGGCCGGCTGTCGGACCGGATGGGAAAGCGAAAGCCGTTCATTCTGATCGGGCTCGCCGGCCTCGCGGCGACGAACGTCGCCTACGTGTTCGCGGAGACGTACGTTTCCTTGCTCGTCATTCGCGGGCTCCAGGGCGTCAGCGTCGCCTTCATCATTCCGGCGTCGATCGCGCTCGTGAACGAACTCGCGACGACGGGCGATCGGGGCGGGAACATGGGTGTCTACAACACGTTCCGACTGATCGGGTTCGGGGCCGGTCCGGTGGTCGCCGGCGCGGTCGTGAGTCGCGGTCCGTATCCGCTCCCGAGCGGTATAACGGTCAGCGGTTTCGATGCGGCCTTCTCGATCGCGACGATCACGGCGGCGATCAGCTACGGGATGGTGACGGTGCTCGTCTCCGATCCCGAGTCGACGGTGGCGAACGCCGGCGCCGATCTCTCGATCCCGATCCGCGATCGAGCGGGACCGAACGCCCTCGATCCCGTCTTCACGCTCGGGCTCGCGTCGCTGTTCATGGCGACCGCGATCGCGCTGTTCGCGACGATCCAGCCGCAGGTCAACGCCCGCCTCGAGCAGGGGGCGACCTGGTTCGGGCTGCAGTTCGCGGCGTTCATCATCGCGCAGGTGGCGCTGCAGACGCCGATCGGGCGTGCGTGCGACCGGTACGGCCGTCGGCCGTTCATCGTCACCGGGATGGCGTTGCTGATCCCGACGACGCTCGTGCAGGGGTTCGTGCTGTCGTCAGAGCTGATGTTTCTCGCACGGTTGTGTCAGGGCATCGCGGCGGCGATGGTGTTCGCCCCGTCGCTCGCGCTCGCCGGTGATCTTGCAGGCGCGGGCGAGTCCGGATCGAAGCTGTCGGTGCTCACGATGGCCTTCGGCTACGGGATCGCCCTCGGGCCGCTCTCCTCGGGCCTGCTGGTGAGCTACGGCTTCAGGGTCCCGTTCGTTTTCGGGACGACCCTCGCAGCCCTCGGGACGATCCTCGTCTACACGCAGATCGAGGAGACGCTCGAGACGACGTCACCGGTGCCGGTCGTGGGAGACGATTGA
- a CDS encoding SDR family oxidoreductase — translation MLQKPDLSGQTAFITGTTRGIGKQLALAFAEQGCNIVSTGKTVDDSDSDLEGTIHETAEECAEKGVDTHAIQLNVRDEDSVDAAIEEAIDEMGEINIVVNNASAIQMGNVEDIPANRYDLLNEVNVRGTYLVSRGFINHLKETEEDAWILTNAPPVEIDRAPGKAAYSWSKMGMSFVTLSLARELADDDIGCNSFWPVTAIDTRATRYFEMGTEDDWRTPEIVSDTVLEMLNRDPAEFTGKHIYDEDFLREAGVEDFSRYNLTEGDPAPMSAQIFDPDYSR, via the coding sequence ATGCTACAGAAACCAGATCTGAGCGGCCAGACCGCGTTCATAACGGGGACGACGCGCGGAATCGGGAAACAACTGGCACTCGCGTTCGCCGAACAGGGCTGTAACATCGTCTCGACGGGCAAGACCGTCGACGACTCGGACTCCGATCTCGAGGGAACGATTCACGAGACGGCCGAGGAGTGCGCCGAGAAGGGCGTCGACACGCACGCGATCCAGTTGAACGTGCGCGACGAGGACAGCGTCGATGCGGCCATCGAGGAGGCGATCGACGAGATGGGAGAGATCAACATCGTCGTCAACAACGCCTCGGCAATCCAGATGGGGAACGTCGAGGACATTCCGGCCAACCGGTACGACCTCCTGAACGAGGTCAACGTGCGCGGCACCTACCTCGTCTCCCGAGGGTTCATCAATCACCTGAAAGAGACCGAGGAGGACGCCTGGATCCTGACGAACGCGCCGCCGGTCGAGATCGACCGCGCACCGGGGAAGGCGGCCTACTCCTGGTCGAAGATGGGGATGTCGTTCGTCACGCTGTCGCTGGCCCGGGAACTGGCGGACGACGATATCGGCTGTAACTCCTTCTGGCCGGTGACCGCCATCGATACGCGCGCGACCCGCTACTTCGAGATGGGGACCGAAGACGACTGGCGCACGCCGGAGATCGTCTCCGATACCGTTCTGGAGATGCTGAACCGCGACCCCGCCGAGTTCACCGGAAAGCACATTTACGACGAGGATTTCCTCCGCGAGGCCGGCGTCGAGGACTTCTCGCGGTACAACCTCACCGAGGGAGATCCGGCGCCGATGTCCGCACAGATTTTCGATCCGGACTACTCGCGGTGA
- a CDS encoding transcription factor S — protein MEFCDECGSMMKAEDGLWECGSCGYTEPKGDAAQYTVTDDQEAGEIIESSGETSLPETDAICPECGNDRAHWYMQQIRSADESETRFFICTECEHKWREDDN, from the coding sequence ATGGAATTCTGCGACGAATGCGGTTCGATGATGAAAGCCGAGGACGGCCTCTGGGAGTGTGGCAGCTGCGGCTACACGGAGCCGAAAGGCGACGCGGCCCAGTACACCGTCACCGACGATCAGGAGGCCGGCGAGATCATCGAGTCCTCCGGCGAGACCTCCCTTCCCGAGACCGACGCCATCTGTCCCGAGTGCGGCAACGACCGCGCCCACTGGTACATGCAACAGATCCGCTCGGCCGACGAATCCGAGACGCGCTTCTTCATCTGTACCGAGTGCGAGCACAAGTGGCGCGAGGACGACAACTAG
- a CDS encoding PUA domain-containing protein, giving the protein MSESADGSAGLPQLRTIADYQFGSGAGAALFPPDESLTVKRTTSGRPQQVHAEAGRIVSFGTDGRFTLGLEGGRRLDTALAHPAYRVVVDDESEPFVREEKNVFTKFVLEVGDEIRPGDEVLVVHERGELLAVGTARLDAGAIRDFETGMAVNVREGAPAET; this is encoded by the coding sequence ATGAGCGAGTCAGCAGACGGGAGCGCGGGGTTGCCACAGCTCCGAACCATCGCGGACTACCAGTTCGGATCGGGAGCGGGCGCGGCACTGTTCCCGCCCGACGAATCGCTGACAGTCAAACGGACGACGTCGGGACGACCACAACAGGTCCACGCCGAGGCGGGCCGGATCGTCTCCTTCGGCACCGACGGCCGGTTCACCCTCGGACTCGAGGGCGGCCGTCGTCTCGATACCGCGCTCGCCCATCCCGCCTATCGCGTCGTCGTCGACGACGAGAGCGAGCCGTTCGTCCGCGAGGAAAAGAACGTCTTCACGAAGTTCGTCCTCGAGGTGGGCGACGAGATCAGGCCGGGCGACGAAGTGCTGGTCGTCCACGAGCGCGGCGAGTTGCTCGCGGTCGGGACGGCACGGCTCGACGCCGGCGCGATTCGGGACTTCGAAACGGGGATGGCGGTGAACGTCCGCGAGGGCGCACCTGCGGAAACGTAA
- a CDS encoding M48 family metallopeptidase has product MTDFGLKVRMAIVGSILFAFYMLVGGFGLLWLGTGAWPLVLLGLVVLPVIQYKIGTWSATRRAEEMPEDGQYQEIHQMTDSLCRDMNIKKPKLMVMDMGVPNAFATGRKGNGVVVVSTELIRLLQRDELEGVIAHELAHIKNRDVLAMVVGSSVAMMVGWVAYMVYIMSSERGIGGFIVGMIISNIAQMLVMVFVLAISRYREYVADEDARQYIGSGDPLARALEKISQGSQGRESQLDDSMSALCIFNSEKGLLQKLFATHPPTEKRIQKLRN; this is encoded by the coding sequence ATGACAGACTTCGGATTGAAGGTGCGGATGGCGATCGTTGGATCGATCCTGTTCGCGTTCTACATGCTCGTCGGTGGCTTCGGACTGCTCTGGCTCGGCACCGGTGCATGGCCGTTAGTGCTGCTCGGGCTGGTCGTATTGCCCGTTATTCAGTACAAGATCGGGACGTGGTCGGCGACCAGACGCGCCGAGGAGATGCCCGAAGACGGCCAGTACCAGGAAATACATCAGATGACCGACTCGCTGTGTCGGGACATGAACATCAAGAAACCCAAACTGATGGTCATGGACATGGGCGTCCCCAACGCCTTCGCGACCGGGCGGAAGGGCAATGGCGTCGTCGTCGTCTCGACGGAACTCATCCGACTCCTCCAGCGCGACGAACTCGAGGGCGTGATCGCCCACGAACTCGCCCACATCAAGAACCGCGACGTCCTCGCGATGGTCGTCGGGAGTTCCGTCGCGATGATGGTCGGCTGGGTCGCGTACATGGTCTACATCATGAGCAGCGAGCGCGGTATCGGCGGTTTCATCGTCGGGATGATCATCTCGAACATCGCACAAATGCTCGTGATGGTCTTCGTCCTCGCCATCTCGCGATACCGCGAGTACGTCGCCGACGAGGACGCCCGCCAGTACATCGGCAGCGGCGACCCGCTCGCTCGTGCCCTCGAAAAGATCTCGCAGGGATCGCAGGGACGGGAGTCACAGCTCGACGACAGTATGAGCGCGCTGTGTATCTTCAACTCGGAAAAGGGGCTCCTGCAGAAACTGTTCGCGACGCACCCGCCGACCGAAAAGCGCATCCAGAAGCTCCGGAACTGA
- a CDS encoding 2,3,4,5-tetrahydropyridine-2,6-dicarboxylate N-succinyltransferase produces MSTLESEIDELWERKQNDDISAETAGEDAHATLEAFLDALEDGEVRAAEKSGGEWEANEWVKQGILLNFGLRATEPREYGGVTYNDVLPLADSSGYGDRGSRNTPDGTVVRRGANIGSDCILMSPAFVNIGARVGDGTLVDSCDTVGSCAQIGDNVKLGANTLIGGVLEPVEDAPVIVEDNVSLGAGCRVTSGFVVGENSVVGENTLLTPRIPVYDLVEEEVIYGELPADRRAFTRFVESSISDHDLFEGGAYKPAVVATDLETETLEATEREDALRE; encoded by the coding sequence ATGAGTACACTCGAAAGCGAAATCGACGAGCTGTGGGAGCGCAAACAGAACGACGACATCAGCGCGGAAACCGCCGGCGAGGACGCGCACGCGACCCTCGAGGCATTCCTCGACGCCCTCGAGGACGGCGAGGTCCGCGCCGCCGAGAAATCCGGCGGCGAGTGGGAGGCCAACGAGTGGGTCAAGCAGGGGATCCTGCTCAACTTCGGCCTCCGCGCGACCGAGCCCCGCGAGTACGGCGGCGTCACGTACAACGACGTCCTGCCGCTCGCGGACTCGAGCGGCTACGGCGACCGCGGGAGCCGAAACACGCCGGATGGCACCGTCGTCCGCCGCGGCGCCAACATCGGCTCCGATTGCATCCTGATGAGTCCCGCGTTCGTCAACATCGGCGCTCGCGTCGGCGACGGTACGCTGGTCGACTCCTGTGACACTGTCGGCTCCTGTGCCCAGATCGGCGACAACGTCAAACTCGGCGCGAACACGCTCATCGGGGGCGTGCTCGAGCCGGTCGAGGACGCGCCGGTCATCGTCGAGGACAACGTCTCGCTGGGTGCCGGCTGTCGCGTCACCAGCGGCTTCGTCGTCGGCGAGAACAGCGTCGTCGGCGAGAACACGCTCCTGACGCCGCGCATCCCCGTCTACGACCTCGTCGAGGAGGAAGTCATCTACGGCGAACTGCCCGCGGACCGGCGCGCGTTCACCCGCTTCGTCGAGTCCTCGATCAGCGACCACGACCTCTTCGAGGGCGGCGCGTACAAGCCCGCCGTCGTCGCGACGGATCTGGAGACGGAGACGCTCGAGGCGACCGAGCGCGAGGACGCGCTGCGGGAGTAG
- a CDS encoding methyltransferase domain-containing protein — protein sequence MSGNDTADDTDAAEGESGRVPVLLVRGDREYLVEPGGEQGTDLGVLEVPEDVSSGDTLETHLGDEFQVRRLRGPDLFHHFERTGAPMVPRDIGLVIGETGIARGDRVLDAGTGTGVLAALMARAGADVVTYEQDADFADVARENMALGGVSESVDVRTGNVLEQLDDLEPSSFDVLTLDTADAPAMVEHALDLLVDGGFVAVYSPFIESTREVSETAREIGLSNVTTRETIQREMQFDERGSRPSTAPVGHTGYLTIARNE from the coding sequence GTGAGCGGCAACGACACGGCGGACGACACTGACGCGGCCGAGGGCGAGAGCGGCCGCGTCCCGGTCTTGCTCGTCCGTGGCGACCGCGAATATCTCGTCGAACCCGGCGGAGAACAGGGGACCGACCTCGGCGTACTCGAGGTCCCCGAAGACGTATCGTCGGGCGACACGCTCGAGACGCATCTGGGCGACGAGTTTCAGGTGCGCCGACTGCGCGGCCCGGACCTCTTCCATCACTTCGAGCGGACCGGTGCGCCGATGGTCCCCCGCGACATCGGCTTGGTGATCGGCGAGACCGGCATCGCCCGCGGCGACCGTGTACTCGACGCCGGAACCGGAACCGGCGTGCTCGCGGCCCTGATGGCTCGCGCCGGTGCCGACGTGGTGACCTACGAGCAGGACGCTGACTTCGCCGACGTCGCCCGCGAGAACATGGCACTCGGCGGCGTTTCGGAGTCGGTCGACGTTCGAACCGGTAACGTACTCGAGCAGCTCGACGACCTCGAGCCGTCGTCGTTCGACGTCCTCACGCTCGATACGGCCGACGCGCCCGCGATGGTCGAGCACGCACTGGACCTGCTCGTCGACGGCGGGTTCGTCGCGGTCTACAGCCCGTTCATCGAGTCGACTCGGGAGGTCTCGGAAACGGCCCGCGAGATCGGCCTCTCGAACGTGACGACTCGAGAGACGATTCAACGCGAGATGCAGTTCGACGAGCGCGGCTCGCGACCGTCGACCGCTCCCGTCGGCCACACCGGGTATCTGACCATCGCGCGCAACGAGTAG